Part of the Sodalinema gerasimenkoae IPPAS B-353 genome is shown below.
AACGCTTTGACCCTCAATCTGTTCTCCGTGACTCACTTATTTCTATCCCCAACCTGCATCAGCGGGAGTCCTGGTTTAGTCATTTCCCATCTGAGTGAGTGAAAATAACTATGAGTGTTGACCCCCTAAATCAAGGACATCCCCCTAATCTTGGAAAACTGGCTCAGCTATCATTGGATCGTATGGCGGATGCTGTGCTACTCACTGATGTTGAGGCGAGAATTTTCTATGTCAATGATGCTGCCTGTCAGCTGTTGGGGGGCGATCGCCCTGAACTTTTAGAGGCTCGATTTTGGGAGATTGACCAAAACCTCACACCAGATACCTGGCCCCGCTATCTGCAAACATTGCAAAAACAGGGGGTTTTGGAACAAGAAGCTCGCTATCGCACCGGAGATCACAAGCTGATTGAAGTCGAAGTTACGGCCACCTATCTTGTCGCTGATGAGCGGGCCTATAACTGCACGGTTTTTCGCTACCTCTCTGAACGGGCCTCTGTGGCCCGCGAGGTCCAACGGGCAAAAGACCAATTACGAGCGGTTCTGGATGCGGTGCCAGGGTTAGTGTCTTGGATTAGTCAGGATGGCCGGTATCTTGGGGTTAATCGGCACTTAGCTGCTAGTTATAATATGCCTCCCGATGCCTTTGTTGGCAAAGAATTAGGGTTTTTAAAAAATAGTCCGGAATTCGTGGAGTTTGTTCGTGACTTTCTTGAAGGGGATGTGGATTATCACTCGCAATTGGTGCGGGCTAATGTCCGAGGAACTCCCTGCTATTACATTACCGCTGCCCAAAAATATGACCAAGGACGAGCCACCGTGGTGGTTGGAGTTGATGTCAGTGAGCGCAAACGCTCTGAGGAAGCCCTGCAACGAAGTGAAGCCCGTTTACTAGAAAAAACCCAGGAACTTGAAGAAGCCTTACGAGAACGGCAACGGGCTGAGAGTCAGTTAATTCAATCGGAAAAAATGTATGCCCTGGGCCAAATGGTGGCCGGCATGGCCCATGAAATTAATAACCCAATCAATTTCATTTACGGAAACCTCGCCTATACCGATAATTACGTCCGAGATTTACTAGAACTGTTCAAACTGTATCAAGAAGAAGTCCCAGATACCCCTCCCCGGGTGGCGGCAGAAATTGAGGCTGTGGATTTGGATTTCATCACCACCGATTTGCCCAAAATCGTCGATTCGATGAAATTAGGTGCAGAACGAATTTTAAAATTGGTTCTGTCTCTCCGCAACTTTTCTCGCTTGGATGAAGCTCAATTCAAACAAGCCTATGTTCAGGAGGGAATCGAGAGTGCCCTAGCGATTCTCAACCACCGAATTCAAGGGCGCATCGAGTTGGTTAAAGAGTATCAACCGCTGCCAAAGATTTATTGTTATCCTGCCCAACTCAATCAGGTATGGATGAATCTGCTCTGTAATGCCATCGACGCCGTTCTCGACCCAGCCCTGAGAGATGATAGCTATGACTCCCCGCCGCGCATCACCATCCGCACAAAACCCCTTGAAGGCGATCGCATTTTGGTAGCGATTCATGACAATGGGCGGGGGATTAAGCCGGAGTTACAAGAAAAAATCTTCGATCCCTTCTTTACCACAAAGCCCGTTGGTACCGGGACAGGGCTGGGGCTATCGATTTGCTACCAAATTCTGCAAACCCATAGCGGCCAGATTCGCGTCCACTCTCATGAGGGCCAAACCGAGGACAGCCCCTGGAAACGTGGGAGCGAGTTTCTCGTCGAGTTACCAGTGGGATCATCCAAAGATGACGTTCCGAGATGAGCTGACGGTGTAGAATCAAAAGCCAGAGCCGACTGTCTCGATAGGCCCCATCCCTGTCCAGTTTGTAAACTGGCGTTGCTGGGCAAGCTAGACCGTCAGCTTGGTCGACCCTAGAGAACAGTCGCGTGTCCGCAGCTTGTCCATCCCCCATTCAGCTACAGGTGAATTGAATGTCCCAATCGCGCCAACTTTACGAAGGTAAAGCCAAAATTCTCTACAGTACCGATAATCCGCAAATTCTCCTTTCTGAATTTAAGGATGATGCAACAGCCTTCAACGCGGCGAAACGAGGCCAAATCACCCGCAAAGGAGAAATTAACTGTACAATCTCAACCCGGCTGTTTGAAAAACTCGAAGCCTTAGGGGTTCCCACCCATTGGGTTGATAGCCCCAGCCCCAGCCAAATGCGCGTCAAAGCCGTGGAGATCATTCCTCTGGAAGTGGTGGTGCGCAACCTCGCCGCTGGGAGTCTCTGCCGGCAAACTGGCTTGGCCCTGGGGACTCCCATCACCCCGCCGCTGGTCGAATTTTTCTACAAAAACGACGACCTGGGAGATCCACTCCTGACGAGCGATCGCCTACGTTTATTGAATGTAGCGACATCTGAGGAGATTGAGCAACTGCGGGAGATGGCTCTGACGATCAATGGTCATCTGCAAACGATCTTCGGTGGCTGTGAGATTACCCTGGTCGATTTCAAACTAGAATTCGGGAAACTGGCCGATGGCAGTATTGTACTAGCAGATGAGATTAGCCCAGATACCTGCCGCCTTTGGGATCGCCTGGACGAGGATGCTGAGCGACGTGTCCTCGATAAAGACCGTTTCCGACAGGATCTCGGTAATGTTGAAGATGCTTACGAACGAGTTTTAGCACGTATCCTAGAGCGGGTTTAACCCGTCATGATGCCGGAACGAGCTATCGGACGATGGCAAGGGTTAAATGATGCGTTATTTGGTGTGTGGAGGTTGAAACGTGACGTTAGACAATTCGAAATGGTCTTCTGTGACCCTATTATCCCTGGCGATCGCCGTCATTTTAGGCGACGCGAGTCAGGCGATGGAGAGCAAAAGCTTAGACAAATCCTTGGAGGCGGAGTCGTCACAACTGGCTAAGGTCAAGTCTGACCTACGGCCCGAGAGTCTGCCGCCCTCCGCCGAGGGAATCTCAGAGGCCCAAGTTAGCCTCGACCCCTCGGAGTCTTTGGACTTGGATTCCCTGGAGAGTCTGGAGCGTTCCCAGGTGGAAAGTCCCCAGGTGGAAAGCCTCCAGGCGGAGCGTTCCCAGGTGGAACATCCTCAGATGGAAAGTCCCCAGGTGGAATATCCTCAGATGGAGGAGTCCTCCCTCTGGCAGGTGTCCCAGAATATACGACAGGAGATTGCTCAGCAGACTCAAGCCGTTGAGACAGAAGGGCCATTGCCTGAGGCTGTCCCTGAACTGCTAAAGGACTCGGCCCTAGAGATGTCTCAACTGGATATCCCCCATCAACCAGACCAGAACGTCTCCCAACCTCTGGCCCAAGTAGAAACCCCACAACCCCAGGTTCTTGTTTCAGAAGTCCTCGTGCGGCAAACTGATGGACAGCCGCTGCGGTTGGAACTGCAAGATGAGGTCTATGACAGCATTCGCACCCAGCCAGGCCGTACCACCACCAGCCGTCAACTCCAGGAAGATGTTAACGCCATCTATGCCACCGGATTTTTTGGCCGAGTCGAACCCCTCGCAGAGGAAACCCCCTTGGGGGTTCGGATTATCTTTGAGGTCTTGCCCAACCCTGCCCTCAACCGAGTGGCAGTGCAAAATAACCAAGTCCTGACGCAAGAGCGGGTAGATGCGATTTTTGGCGATCAGTATGGTGAAATTCTCAATCTACGGGATTTCCAACAAGGGGTAGAAGAAATCAATCGTTGGTATCAAACCAATGGCTATGTTCTGGCTCAGGTGATTGACCCGCCGCCGCTGCCGGAAACAGGACCCGTCAGCCCGCCCCCCGTCTCTGCTGATGGGGTGGTGACCCTCGATGTGGCAGAAGGAGAAATTGAGGAGATTGAACTGCGCTTCCTCAGTGAAGATGGTCAGACAGTAGATGAAGAAGGACAACCCATCCAAGGCCGGACTCGGCCCTTTATCGTGACCCGCGAGATGCAAACTCAGGCGGGGGATGTCTTCAACCGCGATCGCATTCAAGCGGATTTACAGCGCGTCTTCGGCTTAGGGCTATTTGAAGATATTAATCTCTCGGTGGAACCGGGGGATGACCCCCGTAAGGCAGTGGTGGTGATTAATGCCATTGAAGGGAGTTTTGGCTCCGTGGCCGCTGGGGGCGGCTTTAGCTCTGTGGGGGGCTTCTTTGGGACCGCAAGTTATCAAGAACAGAACTTTGGGGGCAATAACCAAGTTCTCGGGGCGGAAGTGCAACTGGGAACACGGGGTTTGTTTTTTGATGTTAACTTTACCGACCCTTGGATTGGCGGTGACCCCTTCCGCACCGCCTATAACGTCAATCTCTTCCGCCGTCGCTCCATTTCCTTGGTCTACGACAGCGGCCCCAACCAGCCGGAAGTGAATCTAGACAATGGCGATCGCCCCCGGATTGACCGGATTGGTGGGGCCTTGACCTTCACCCGTCCCCTAACCCGAGATGTGTTTGATAACCGGCAAGCTTGGACTGCCTCCCTGGGCTTACAGGTGCAGGAAGTGACCATTCGTGATGCTGACGGCGATCGCACCTCCCGAGATGCCCTCGGAAATCTCCTCTCAGCCAATGATGAGGGAACGGACTTTATGGCCAGTGTGCGTCTCGGTTTAGCCCGCGATCGCCGCAATAATGCCCTCGACCCCACCCGGGGCGATCGCGTGAGTTTCAGCACTGAACAAGTGCTGCCCTTTGATGACAACGTCTTCTTTAATCGCCTGCGGGGTAGCTATAGCTACTATGTCCCGGTTGATTTCCTCGATATCGAAGGCTCTCAGTCCTTAGCCTTTAACCTACAGGGAGGCACAATCATCGGCGATATGCCCCCCTATGAAGCCTTTGTCCTCGGTGGCGTCAACTCCGTGCGCGGCTATGCGGAGGGGGCCCTCGGGGCGGGTCGTTCCTTCCTGCAAGCCACAGCAGAATATCGCTTCCCCATCTTTTCCATCATTGGTGGGGTCGCCTTCCTCGATGTGGGCACCGATTTAGGCACCGCTGGAGATGTCCCTGGTAACCCTGCTGGGGTCAGGGATAAACCCGGAACGGGCTTAGGCTATGGCTTAGGACTGCGGATTCAATCCCCCTTGGGTCCGATCCGGATCGACTTTGCCCTCAATGACGAGGGAGAAAACCGCTTTCACTTCGGTATTGGTCAGCGATTCTAGCTCTCTCGCCTTATCCCACTCACCCGCCAGCCTGTCATGTCTGTGTCTGCCTCATCTCCCATCGCCTCCCCCTGTGCTTTGACCCAGGGGGGGCGAACCCTGCGGCGATCGCTCTCCCGTTCCGGGGTTGGCCTCCATTCCGGGCAACAGACCCAGGTGCATCTGCACCCCGCCCCCACCGGTCACGGTCGCCGTCTGCAACGGCAGGATTTACCCGGAACTCCCCCGCTGCATCTATCCCCTGACCTAGTCCAACCTAGCCCCCTCTGCACCCAACTAGTGCAGGGGGAAGTCTGCGCTCAAACCGTGGAACATCTCCTAGCAGCCCTGGGCGCTCGGGGTCTAACCGATGTGCTGATTGAGCTAGATGGCCCAGAAGTGCCCTTACTCGACGGCTCCGCCCGAGACTGGGTTGACGCCATCGACGACGCTGGGGTCACCCTGGGGCCGCCTCCTACATCGCTCCCCCCTCCCCTCCCAGAACCCATCTGGATTTATGAGGGGGATGCCTTTGTCGCCGCCATCCCGGCCCCCCATCTGCAATTGAGTTATGGCATAGACTTTAG
Proteins encoded:
- a CDS encoding PAS domain-containing sensor histidine kinase, translated to MSVDPLNQGHPPNLGKLAQLSLDRMADAVLLTDVEARIFYVNDAACQLLGGDRPELLEARFWEIDQNLTPDTWPRYLQTLQKQGVLEQEARYRTGDHKLIEVEVTATYLVADERAYNCTVFRYLSERASVAREVQRAKDQLRAVLDAVPGLVSWISQDGRYLGVNRHLAASYNMPPDAFVGKELGFLKNSPEFVEFVRDFLEGDVDYHSQLVRANVRGTPCYYITAAQKYDQGRATVVVGVDVSERKRSEEALQRSEARLLEKTQELEEALRERQRAESQLIQSEKMYALGQMVAGMAHEINNPINFIYGNLAYTDNYVRDLLELFKLYQEEVPDTPPRVAAEIEAVDLDFITTDLPKIVDSMKLGAERILKLVLSLRNFSRLDEAQFKQAYVQEGIESALAILNHRIQGRIELVKEYQPLPKIYCYPAQLNQVWMNLLCNAIDAVLDPALRDDSYDSPPRITIRTKPLEGDRILVAIHDNGRGIKPELQEKIFDPFFTTKPVGTGTGLGLSICYQILQTHSGQIRVHSHEGQTEDSPWKRGSEFLVELPVGSSKDDVPR
- the purC gene encoding phosphoribosylaminoimidazolesuccinocarboxamide synthase, whose protein sequence is MSQSRQLYEGKAKILYSTDNPQILLSEFKDDATAFNAAKRGQITRKGEINCTISTRLFEKLEALGVPTHWVDSPSPSQMRVKAVEIIPLEVVVRNLAAGSLCRQTGLALGTPITPPLVEFFYKNDDLGDPLLTSDRLRLLNVATSEEIEQLREMALTINGHLQTIFGGCEITLVDFKLEFGKLADGSIVLADEISPDTCRLWDRLDEDAERRVLDKDRFRQDLGNVEDAYERVLARILERV
- a CDS encoding BamA/TamA family outer membrane protein; translated protein: MTLDNSKWSSVTLLSLAIAVILGDASQAMESKSLDKSLEAESSQLAKVKSDLRPESLPPSAEGISEAQVSLDPSESLDLDSLESLERSQVESPQVESLQAERSQVEHPQMESPQVEYPQMEESSLWQVSQNIRQEIAQQTQAVETEGPLPEAVPELLKDSALEMSQLDIPHQPDQNVSQPLAQVETPQPQVLVSEVLVRQTDGQPLRLELQDEVYDSIRTQPGRTTTSRQLQEDVNAIYATGFFGRVEPLAEETPLGVRIIFEVLPNPALNRVAVQNNQVLTQERVDAIFGDQYGEILNLRDFQQGVEEINRWYQTNGYVLAQVIDPPPLPETGPVSPPPVSADGVVTLDVAEGEIEEIELRFLSEDGQTVDEEGQPIQGRTRPFIVTREMQTQAGDVFNRDRIQADLQRVFGLGLFEDINLSVEPGDDPRKAVVVINAIEGSFGSVAAGGGFSSVGGFFGTASYQEQNFGGNNQVLGAEVQLGTRGLFFDVNFTDPWIGGDPFRTAYNVNLFRRRSISLVYDSGPNQPEVNLDNGDRPRIDRIGGALTFTRPLTRDVFDNRQAWTASLGLQVQEVTIRDADGDRTSRDALGNLLSANDEGTDFMASVRLGLARDRRNNALDPTRGDRVSFSTEQVLPFDDNVFFNRLRGSYSYYVPVDFLDIEGSQSLAFNLQGGTIIGDMPPYEAFVLGGVNSVRGYAEGALGAGRSFLQATAEYRFPIFSIIGGVAFLDVGTDLGTAGDVPGNPAGVRDKPGTGLGYGLGLRIQSPLGPIRIDFALNDEGENRFHFGIGQRF
- the lpxC gene encoding UDP-3-O-acyl-N-acetylglucosamine deacetylase; its protein translation is MSVSASSPIASPCALTQGGRTLRRSLSRSGVGLHSGQQTQVHLHPAPTGHGRRLQRQDLPGTPPLHLSPDLVQPSPLCTQLVQGEVCAQTVEHLLAALGARGLTDVLIELDGPEVPLLDGSARDWVDAIDDAGVTLGPPPTSLPPPLPEPIWIYEGDAFVAAIPAPHLQLSYGIDFSAPAIGKQWHTWSPQTEDFGQEIAPARTFGLAHEVESLRSRGLIRGGCLDNALVCDGDHWLNPPLRFANEPVRHKILDLVGDLSLLGRVPVAHILAYKASHRLHVRLAQSLRSRGYA